The following are encoded together in the Periplaneta americana isolate PAMFEO1 chromosome 5, P.americana_PAMFEO1_priV1, whole genome shotgun sequence genome:
- the LOC138700478 gene encoding turripeptide Ici9.2-like isoform X1: MIQSTSQLLLSCSRYWTAKMKSCIALVFAVMFACVYLSQTMPDECVRRCTKEYAPVCGSDGITYNNACILRSENECHHRDVRVEYEGVCVQTSTMSQSSSNPPEL, translated from the exons ATGATTCAATCCACTTCACAGTTGCTTTTGAGCTGCAGCAGATACTGGACGGCCAAAATGAAATCCTGCATTGCTCTTGTATTCG cTGTGATGTTTGCATGCGTATATCTGTCCCAAACTATGCCGGACGAGTGCGTCCGACGCTGCACCAAAGAGTACGCGCCTGTGTGCGGTAGCGACGGAATCACGTACAACAACGCATGTATACTACGGTCAGAGAACGAATGTCACCACAGAG ATGTTCGTGTCGAGTATGAAGGCGTATGCGTACAGACTTCAACCATGTCCCAGTCTTCTTCAAACCCGCCTGAGCTTTAA
- the LOC138700478 gene encoding turripeptide OL11-like isoform X3, translated as MKSCIVLVFAVMFACVYLSQTMPDECVRRCTKEYAPVCGSDGITYNNACILRSENECHHRDVRVEYEGVCVQTSTMSQSSSNPPEL; from the exons cTGTGATGTTTGCATGCGTATATCTGTCCCAAACTATGCCGGACGAGTGCGTCCGACGCTGCACCAAAGAGTACGCGCCTGTGTGCGGTAGCGACGGAATCACGTACAACAACGCATGTATACTACGGTCAGAGAACGAATGTCACCACAGAG ATGTTCGTGTCGAGTATGAAGGCGTATGCGTACAGACTTCAACCATGTCCCAGTCTTCTTCAAACCCGCCTGAGCTTTAA